The following proteins come from a genomic window of Pyxidicoccus sp. MSG2:
- a CDS encoding glutamate synthase subunit beta, translated as MGKPTGFMEWPRVHAHKREKQERLGDWKEFALPLAPEEAKRQAGRCMDCGVPFCHQGCPLGNLIPDFNEAVYRGRWREAYELLSRTNGFPELTGRLCPAPCEAACVLAIDRDAVTIEQMEKEISERAFAEGWVKPRPPARRTGRTVGVVGSGPAGLAAAAQLNAAGHTVTVYERDSKPGGLLRYGIPDFKLEKWVLDRRLAVMEAEGISFVNGVDVGGALGFRELRSKHDALVLAMGARRPRELEVPGRELSGVVQAMDFLEHQNRLVAGHGEKDARLDAAGRRVVILGGGDTGSDCLGTALRQGAKNVVQVELLPAPPSVRAAGNPWPKWPVVFRTSSSQEEGGDRAFALLTKRLSGSDGRVRALHAVQVELHREPGALPRMVEVPGSETTLDVDLLVLAMGFTGPEPGRLSEELGVKLTPRGTVQVDARFATTADGVFCAGDASRGASLIVWALSDGREAAKSVDAYLAGGRSALPGKGADCAF; from the coding sequence ATGGGAAAGCCAACGGGATTCATGGAGTGGCCCCGCGTCCATGCGCACAAGCGGGAGAAGCAGGAGCGGCTCGGGGACTGGAAGGAGTTCGCGCTGCCGCTGGCGCCCGAGGAGGCGAAGCGTCAGGCGGGCCGGTGCATGGACTGTGGCGTACCCTTCTGCCACCAGGGCTGTCCGCTGGGGAACCTCATCCCCGACTTCAACGAGGCCGTGTACCGGGGACGCTGGCGCGAGGCGTACGAGCTGCTCAGCCGCACCAACGGCTTCCCGGAGCTGACGGGCCGGCTGTGCCCCGCGCCGTGCGAGGCGGCGTGCGTCCTGGCGATTGACCGGGACGCGGTGACGATTGAGCAGATGGAGAAGGAGATCTCCGAGCGGGCCTTCGCGGAGGGCTGGGTGAAGCCGAGGCCCCCCGCGCGGCGCACGGGACGCACCGTGGGCGTGGTGGGCTCGGGGCCCGCGGGCCTGGCGGCGGCGGCGCAACTCAACGCGGCGGGACACACCGTCACCGTGTACGAGCGGGACTCGAAGCCCGGTGGACTGCTGCGCTACGGCATCCCCGACTTCAAGCTGGAGAAGTGGGTGTTGGACCGGCGGCTGGCGGTGATGGAGGCGGAGGGCATCAGCTTCGTCAACGGCGTCGATGTCGGTGGGGCGCTGGGCTTCCGCGAGCTGCGCTCGAAGCATGACGCGCTGGTGCTGGCGATGGGCGCGAGGCGGCCGAGGGAACTGGAGGTGCCGGGGCGGGAGCTGTCCGGCGTGGTGCAGGCGATGGACTTCCTGGAGCACCAGAACCGGCTCGTGGCGGGACACGGCGAGAAGGACGCGCGGCTGGACGCGGCGGGCCGGCGGGTGGTGATTCTGGGCGGTGGAGACACGGGCTCGGACTGCCTGGGCACGGCGCTGCGGCAGGGTGCGAAGAACGTGGTGCAGGTGGAGCTGCTGCCGGCGCCGCCCTCGGTGCGCGCGGCGGGCAATCCGTGGCCGAAGTGGCCGGTGGTGTTCCGCACCTCGTCGAGCCAGGAGGAAGGTGGAGACCGGGCCTTCGCACTGCTGACGAAGCGGCTGAGCGGGAGCGACGGACGTGTGCGGGCACTGCACGCGGTGCAGGTGGAGCTGCACCGGGAGCCCGGGGCACTGCCGCGCATGGTGGAGGTGCCCGGCTCGGAGACGACGCTCGACGTGGACCTGCTGGTGCTGGCCATGGGCTTCACGGGGCCGGAGCCGGGGCGGCTGTCGGAGGAGCTGGGCGTGAAGCTCACGCCGCGAGGCACGGTGCAGGTGGACGCGCGCTTCGCGACGACGGCCGACGGCGTGTTCTGCGCGGGCGACGCGAGCCGGGGCGCGAGCCTCATCGTCTGGGCGCTTTCCGATGGTCGCGAGGCGGCGAAGTCGGTGGACGCGTACCTCGCGGGTGGGCGGTCGGCATTGCCTGGCAAGGGCGCGGACTGCGCGTTCTAG